Proteins encoded in a region of the Flammeovirga yaeyamensis genome:
- a CDS encoding caspase family protein has protein sequence MTQYYFKYCIAITLFLSFDTLSQVNYTHYHAVQPFAMNIIFNEEFENNDHKWEIVQHDEDIFRHSNLKDGNYHLSSKEKNETVIELKSGFQYTTLDNFEIETKIKHVANNKSHANGIIWGMSPNGKKGYSFVFSGDGRFHIQKLNDGHEVEIVKWQYHKSIKKYDYNKLTVRKIDHSYYLFINEHFVKRFPYSKLTSKDDVTGFVAEGTSINIENITIKHINTVILDNHAKEQLLVNANKTLSSPVFASRGLVVDKKEVNKPFEETVGNFYALIISVQNYDDKDIQDLKYPHRDAKNFRSILEEKYGFATSNIIQLNDPKRDDVVKAFNSMRNQINENDNLIIYYAGHGIYDEEVAEGYWLPSDAHKSDDSHWIANSNLSTKLKGIKAKHTLLISDACFSGSIFRSSRSILNEPSQSITNYYSKKSRKGMTSGTLKTVPDQSVFSKYLFQTLNTNQDKFMTASSLFYRFNKIVANNSQNAPQFGVLYGVGDEGGEFVFINKQKK, from the coding sequence ATGACCCAGTACTATTTTAAATATTGTATTGCTATTACTTTATTCTTGTCTTTCGACACCTTATCCCAAGTAAATTACACTCATTATCATGCAGTTCAACCATTTGCTATGAACATTATTTTCAATGAAGAATTCGAAAATAATGATCATAAATGGGAGATCGTGCAACACGATGAAGACATATTTAGGCATAGTAATTTAAAGGATGGCAACTATCATTTATCTTCAAAAGAGAAAAATGAAACTGTAATCGAATTGAAGTCCGGTTTTCAGTACACAACGCTTGATAATTTCGAGATAGAAACAAAAATTAAGCATGTGGCTAATAATAAATCTCACGCAAATGGTATTATTTGGGGGATGTCACCTAACGGAAAAAAAGGCTATAGTTTTGTATTTAGCGGAGATGGAAGGTTCCATATCCAAAAATTAAATGATGGCCATGAAGTTGAAATAGTGAAGTGGCAATATCATAAGTCAATCAAAAAATATGATTATAATAAATTGACTGTAAGGAAAATCGATCATTCGTATTATTTATTCATCAATGAACATTTTGTTAAAAGATTTCCTTATTCGAAATTAACCTCAAAAGATGATGTTACTGGATTTGTTGCTGAGGGAACATCTATAAACATTGAAAATATCACCATTAAACACATTAATACGGTTATTCTTGATAATCATGCAAAAGAACAATTACTAGTTAATGCGAATAAAACACTTTCAAGTCCTGTGTTTGCATCTAGAGGTTTAGTAGTCGATAAAAAAGAAGTAAATAAACCATTTGAGGAAACTGTGGGGAATTTTTATGCTCTAATTATCAGTGTGCAAAATTATGATGATAAAGATATCCAAGACCTGAAATACCCTCATCGTGATGCTAAAAATTTCAGATCAATTCTTGAAGAAAAATACGGTTTTGCTACATCAAATATCATTCAATTAAATGATCCTAAAAGAGATGATGTGGTAAAGGCTTTTAATTCGATGAGGAATCAAATTAATGAAAACGATAACCTTATTATTTATTATGCAGGGCACGGTATTTATGATGAAGAAGTAGCTGAAGGATATTGGCTACCTTCTGATGCGCATAAATCTGATGATTCACATTGGATAGCTAACTCTAATTTAAGTACAAAATTAAAAGGTATCAAAGCAAAACATACTTTGTTAATTTCTGATGCTTGTTTTAGTGGTAGTATATTTAGATCAAGTAGATCCATACTAAACGAACCATCTCAATCGATTACTAATTACTATTCCAAAAAGAGTAGAAAAGGTATGACGAGTGGTACTTTAAAAACAGTACCGGATCAATCTGTTTTTTCTAAATATTTGTTCCAGACTTTGAACACCAATCAAGATAAGTTTATGACAGCCTCTAGTCTGTTTTACAGATTCAATAAAATTGTAGCAAACAACAGTCAAAACGCACCACAGTTTGGTGTCTTATATGGAGTAGGAGATGAAGGAGGTGAATTTGTTTTCATCAATAAACAAAAGAAATAA
- a CDS encoding WD40 repeat domain-containing protein, with product MMKRQVLEVEKIAQFGGHKDGLYSVVKTSNPKLFYTAGADGYVVEWNIDQPDQGKLVAKVPNTVYSMAAIEELNQLVVGQNNEGIHLLDLNSGKELKSLKLTDKAVFAIERMDDLLFVGTGDGWVYVVSISKWLVQSKVKVSNESVRSIAVDAERLHFWAGASDSIIRGYNIDNCSEIRELIGHDKSVFALTISTDGKFLLSGSRDAHMRVWNLDGFIETQEDIVAHMYTINDISFSPNGDYFATCSKDKSIKVWRRRDFRLLKVIDKARHAGHGTSVNRLLWLNNTIIVSVSDDHSASAWDVKGL from the coding sequence ATGATGAAAAGACAGGTATTAGAAGTAGAAAAAATCGCCCAATTTGGTGGTCACAAAGATGGACTTTACAGTGTAGTAAAAACATCAAACCCCAAATTATTTTATACGGCAGGAGCTGATGGATATGTGGTAGAGTGGAATATAGATCAACCTGATCAAGGGAAATTAGTGGCTAAAGTTCCTAATACGGTGTACTCTATGGCTGCCATCGAAGAACTAAATCAATTAGTCGTTGGACAAAATAACGAAGGAATTCATTTATTAGATTTAAATTCTGGTAAAGAACTTAAGTCTTTAAAGCTAACTGATAAAGCTGTTTTTGCTATCGAAAGAATGGATGATCTACTTTTTGTAGGCACTGGAGATGGTTGGGTATATGTGGTTTCTATTTCTAAATGGTTGGTACAATCAAAAGTTAAAGTATCTAATGAATCGGTAAGAAGCATAGCTGTTGATGCAGAAAGACTACATTTCTGGGCAGGAGCGAGCGATAGTATTATTAGAGGATACAATATTGATAACTGTTCTGAGATTCGTGAGTTAATAGGTCACGATAAATCTGTGTTTGCTTTGACTATATCTACAGATGGGAAATTTTTATTGTCTGGTAGTAGAGATGCACATATGAGAGTTTGGAATCTTGATGGTTTTATAGAAACCCAAGAGGATATTGTGGCACATATGTATACTATTAATGATATTTCATTTTCACCGAATGGGGACTACTTTGCTACGTGTTCGAAGGATAAATCGATTAAAGTTTGGAGAAGGAGAGACTTTAGACTTTTAAAAGTAATTGATAAAGCTAGACATGCTGGACATGGTACTTCTGTAAATAGATTACTGTGGTTAAATAATACAATTATTGTCTCTGTGTCAGACGATCATTCCGCTTCCGCATGGGATGTAAAAGGCTTATAA
- a CDS encoding 4'-phosphopantetheinyl transferase family protein has translation MPIIINKNIDQKVFWCLWKIEETEEELLVKTFEDETSFEHIKNKHNRLQTIASRVALKGLLDSLQIKYKGILKDEIGKPQLIDVGMSCSISHSKNYALVAVSKNSDNDAIGCDVEKIQARINRLLFRIATNDEIAFADANEVKGTKIWCIKEASYKAFGKLNIEYKSQIITHFKDNEPNQVIIKDVSENQNCYQLQFEQVEDTLLCFAFN, from the coding sequence ATGCCAATTATCATTAATAAAAATATTGATCAGAAAGTATTTTGGTGTCTATGGAAAATTGAAGAGACCGAAGAAGAACTTTTAGTAAAGACATTCGAAGATGAAACATCTTTTGAACATATAAAAAATAAGCATAACAGGCTTCAAACTATTGCTTCAAGAGTAGCTTTGAAAGGTTTATTAGATTCACTTCAAATTAAATATAAAGGGATATTGAAGGATGAAATTGGGAAGCCTCAATTAATTGATGTTGGAATGTCTTGTTCTATTTCACATTCAAAAAATTATGCTCTGGTGGCAGTATCAAAAAATAGTGATAATGATGCTATTGGATGTGATGTAGAAAAAATTCAAGCAAGAATAAACCGTTTATTGTTCCGAATTGCAACCAATGACGAGATTGCTTTTGCAGATGCTAACGAAGTAAAAGGAACAAAAATATGGTGTATAAAAGAAGCTTCTTATAAGGCCTTTGGAAAACTTAATATTGAATACAAGTCTCAAATTATCACACACTTTAAAGATAATGAGCCTAATCAGGTAATTATTAAAGATGTATCAGAAAATCAGAACTGTTATCAATTACAATTTGAACAGGTTGAGGACACTCTGCTTTGTTTTGCATTTAATTAA
- a CDS encoding phosphatase domain-containing protein — translation MSLKSVLMPLVGFLYNGQLSVEGQLLTFKSGLLDLTKKPEGFRRHVSRLWKLYRHNHVTGRQLYVALEKQHFTIDLDENGFFRFETPIDKNYSNYDLDHLLKFYKDEKHTEEITVPAITLSSIYNVGHPKYIVISDVDDTILITHATSFLKRVPQTIVRHAFKRKEVEDMSKFYKELKKQGAEIFYVSNSEMNLFWIIKLFLITRKFPLGPIYLRYQKNWKDFIRSPKANNDQLKNVHKVSRIAYLINKFPDQKFLLVGDSGQKDPYTYQSIAQEFSNNISGIMIRDVNKGKKDEEMKEIEKSLKEIGVPFFLFHDPKEAMRQERRWYQSRVLRH, via the coding sequence TTGAGTCTAAAAAGCGTTTTGATGCCGCTTGTCGGCTTTTTATATAACGGACAATTATCTGTTGAGGGACAATTGCTCACATTTAAATCCGGATTGCTGGATCTAACCAAAAAGCCTGAAGGGTTTCGTAGACATGTGTCTAGATTATGGAAACTTTACCGACATAATCATGTAACTGGTCGTCAGCTTTATGTTGCACTCGAAAAACAACATTTTACGATTGATTTGGATGAAAACGGTTTCTTCCGTTTCGAAACTCCTATAGATAAGAATTATTCAAATTATGATCTAGACCATCTTCTGAAGTTTTATAAAGATGAAAAGCATACAGAAGAAATTACGGTACCTGCAATAACATTATCCAGTATTTATAATGTGGGACACCCCAAATACATTGTTATTTCTGATGTAGACGATACCATACTTATTACTCACGCAACTTCTTTTTTAAAAAGGGTACCGCAAACCATTGTTCGCCATGCTTTCAAAAGGAAAGAGGTAGAGGATATGAGTAAATTCTATAAAGAATTAAAAAAGCAAGGAGCAGAAATTTTCTATGTATCCAATTCCGAAATGAATCTATTTTGGATCATCAAATTATTTTTGATTACGAGAAAGTTTCCATTGGGACCAATTTATTTAAGGTATCAAAAAAATTGGAAGGACTTTATCAGATCACCTAAAGCCAATAACGATCAATTAAAAAATGTACATAAGGTGAGTCGAATTGCTTACTTAATTAATAAGTTTCCTGATCAGAAGTTCCTATTGGTTGGTGATAGTGGTCAAAAAGATCCTTACACCTATCAGTCCATTGCCCAAGAATTTTCAAATAATATTTCTGGGATTATGATTCGTGATGTCAACAAGGGAAAGAAAGATGAAGAGATGAAGGAAATAGAAAAAAGTTTGAAAGAAATTGGTGTTCCTTTCTTTTTATTTCATGATCCTAAAGAAGCTATGCGACAGGAAAGAAGGTGGTATCAAAGCAGGGTGTTAAGACATTAA